The following coding sequences lie in one Brevibacterium marinum genomic window:
- a CDS encoding xanthine dehydrogenase family protein molybdopterin-binding subunit, with protein MSELLKTTAIGTDPVRLDGSAKVRGLAPYAYEHPVDDPLYLYPVQAEIARGHATTIDISAATGADGVVHVLTAENAPPLQSTEDGELAILRSKQIGFRGQYLGAVIATTPEQARLAADLITISYVADDHDVELRADHPASRTPESGGGDVAVGDFNASFAAADITIDNSYSTPIEHNNPMEPHTTIAHWDGSELTLWTSTQGVHPTRSALAPILGLDAEQIRIVSPHVGGGFGSKGVPHADMMLTALAALAIPGQPVKYAVTRQQMFSITGYRAPTLQHIRLGARADGTITAFAFDAVSMSSQTKEFPEEATKPARMMYAGQNRRLTQRVVPLDVPVPSWMRAPGEAPGMVGLEIAMDELAVAGGIDPIELRVRNEPETDPDTGLPFNRRRLLDCLHEGATRFGWADRSPQPRGRRENGWLIGMGVAASTYPAGRQPGSVARIRRTSDGYQVGIGAADLGTGTWTALTQVAADSLGVPLDRVDLQIGDTALPNATVAGGSTGLVSWGAAVIAAAEAFRTEHGDDPVPGSEAQGEAQANPAAETFAMHSFGAQFAQVRIHEATGEIRMERMLGIFSAGRIVNPRTARSQFIGGMTMGLGMALHEKGELDPRFGHVINHDLAEYHVPVNADVPDIEVSWLDENDPHAGVLGARGIGEIGIVGAAAAVANAAFNATGVRVRDLPVFGDAFLPQ; from the coding sequence ATGAGTGAACTGCTGAAGACCACCGCAATCGGCACCGATCCGGTGCGCCTGGACGGATCCGCCAAGGTCCGTGGCCTGGCCCCCTACGCGTACGAGCATCCCGTCGATGACCCTCTGTACCTCTACCCCGTGCAGGCAGAGATCGCCCGGGGACATGCCACGACCATCGACATATCTGCTGCCACGGGAGCCGACGGCGTGGTGCACGTACTCACCGCTGAGAACGCACCGCCGCTGCAGAGCACCGAGGACGGCGAGCTGGCGATCCTGCGTTCCAAGCAGATCGGATTCCGCGGACAATACCTCGGCGCCGTGATCGCCACCACCCCGGAACAGGCTCGACTGGCCGCAGACCTCATCACGATCAGCTACGTGGCAGACGACCACGATGTCGAACTGCGCGCGGACCACCCCGCATCCCGAACGCCCGAATCGGGCGGTGGGGACGTGGCCGTCGGCGACTTCAATGCTTCCTTCGCAGCCGCAGACATCACCATCGACAACAGCTACAGCACCCCCATCGAACACAACAACCCGATGGAACCGCACACCACGATCGCCCACTGGGACGGCAGTGAGCTGACCCTGTGGACCTCAACCCAGGGAGTCCACCCCACACGGTCCGCACTTGCGCCGATCCTCGGACTCGATGCCGAGCAGATCCGCATCGTGTCTCCACACGTCGGCGGCGGCTTCGGCTCCAAAGGCGTCCCCCACGCCGACATGATGCTCACCGCACTCGCGGCTCTGGCCATCCCCGGCCAGCCCGTGAAATACGCCGTGACCCGCCAGCAGATGTTCTCCATCACCGGATACCGGGCGCCCACCCTGCAGCACATCCGATTGGGTGCCCGCGCCGATGGCACCATCACCGCATTCGCCTTCGACGCGGTCTCCATGTCGTCACAGACCAAGGAGTTCCCGGAAGAGGCGACGAAGCCGGCTCGGATGATGTATGCCGGTCAGAATCGGCGACTCACACAACGAGTGGTCCCGCTGGACGTGCCGGTGCCGTCGTGGATGCGAGCGCCCGGCGAGGCCCCGGGCATGGTCGGACTCGAGATCGCGATGGACGAACTCGCCGTGGCCGGCGGCATCGACCCCATCGAGCTGCGCGTGCGCAATGAACCCGAAACCGACCCGGACACCGGTCTGCCATTCAATCGGCGTCGCCTCCTCGACTGTCTGCACGAAGGGGCGACACGGTTCGGCTGGGCCGATCGCAGCCCCCAGCCGCGCGGCCGACGTGAGAACGGCTGGCTCATCGGCATGGGCGTCGCCGCTTCGACCTATCCGGCGGGCCGGCAGCCCGGGTCGGTCGCACGGATCCGCCGAACCTCCGACGGCTACCAGGTGGGGATCGGTGCTGCGGACCTCGGCACAGGCACCTGGACGGCACTGACGCAGGTCGCGGCCGACTCCCTGGGTGTGCCCCTCGATCGGGTGGACCTGCAGATCGGCGACACCGCTCTGCCGAATGCGACAGTCGCGGGAGGCTCCACGGGCCTGGTGAGTTGGGGCGCGGCGGTCATCGCTGCCGCCGAGGCCTTCCGAACCGAACACGGCGACGATCCGGTGCCCGGCTCCGAGGCTCAAGGTGAGGCGCAGGCGAATCCGGCGGCCGAGACATTCGCGATGCACTCCTTCGGCGCTCAGTTCGCCCAGGTCCGAATCCACGAGGCCACAGGTGAGATCCGCATGGAGCGCATGCTCGGAATCTTCTCCGCAGGACGCATCGTCAACCCGCGCACGGCGCGATCGCAGTTCATCGGCGGTATGACGATGGGCCTGGGCATGGCGCTCCACGAGAAGGGCGAGCTCGACCCCAGGTTCGGACACGTGATCAACCATGACCTGGCCGAATACCATGTTCCCGTCAATGCCGACGTGCCCGACATCGAGGTGTCATGGCTCGACGAGAACGACCCCCACGCCGGTGTTCTGGGGGCCCGAGGCATCGGAGAGATCGGCATCGTGGGCGCAGCGGCCGCCGTCGCCAACGCGGCTTTCAACGCCACCGGCGTGCGGGTACGGGATCTGCCTGTGTTCGGGGATGCGTTCCTGCCGCAATGA
- a CDS encoding FAD binding domain-containing protein: protein MKPFEYKRPADTYEAVAVLTEHSDAVFLAGGSNLVDHLKLGITEPGLVVDIGRLDLTEVEALDDGGLRIGAMVRNSEAANDPRVRRDYPMLSRALLSGASGQLRNAATMGGNLLQRTRCVYFQDKTTPCNKRDPGSGCSAIDGYTRYHAILGASPTCVATHPSDMAVALTALDATIIVLGHRGERRIPISDLYRLPGEHPERDTVLERDDLITALELPPPHAGRSTYRKLRDRASYAFALVSVAAEIDVDASGPVPVIREAAIALGGVAHAPWRAHRAEAVLRGAEATRETFQRAADAELEAAEPLEGNAFKIPMARGAITTVLAELTDASAAEPDTEESHE, encoded by the coding sequence TTGAAGCCCTTCGAGTACAAACGTCCCGCCGACACCTACGAAGCCGTGGCGGTTCTCACCGAACACTCCGATGCCGTGTTCCTTGCCGGCGGCTCCAATCTCGTCGACCACCTCAAACTCGGCATCACCGAACCGGGTCTGGTCGTCGACATCGGTCGTCTCGACTTGACCGAGGTGGAGGCGCTCGACGACGGCGGGCTGCGGATCGGCGCGATGGTGCGCAACAGCGAAGCGGCCAACGACCCGCGTGTCCGCCGGGACTATCCGATGCTCTCGCGCGCACTCCTGTCGGGGGCCTCCGGCCAGCTGCGCAACGCTGCAACCATGGGAGGGAATCTGCTCCAGCGCACCAGATGCGTGTACTTCCAAGACAAAACCACTCCGTGCAACAAACGTGATCCGGGCTCCGGATGCTCAGCCATCGACGGGTACACCCGCTATCACGCGATCCTCGGCGCCTCTCCCACCTGCGTGGCAACGCATCCCTCCGATATGGCGGTCGCTCTGACCGCGCTCGACGCCACCATCATCGTGCTCGGACACCGCGGAGAACGCCGAATCCCGATCAGCGACCTCTACCGACTGCCTGGCGAACACCCCGAACGAGACACCGTCCTCGAACGCGATGACCTGATCACCGCCCTGGAGCTGCCACCGCCACACGCCGGGAGGTCGACGTATCGGAAGCTGCGCGATCGCGCTTCATACGCATTCGCCCTGGTGTCCGTCGCCGCTGAGATCGACGTCGACGCTTCCGGACCGGTGCCGGTCATCCGCGAGGCGGCTATCGCGCTGGGCGGCGTCGCGCACGCACCCTGGCGGGCCCACCGCGCCGAAGCCGTACTGCGCGGCGCCGAGGCGACCCGGGAGACGTTCCAACGAGCGGCAGATGCGGAACTCGAAGCGGCCGAGCCCTTGGAGGGCAACGCCTTCAAGATCCCGATGGCACGTGGTGCGATCACGACGGTCCTCGCCGAGCTGACCGACGCATCGGCGGCAGAGCCGGACACGGAGGAATCCCATGAGTGA
- a CDS encoding (2Fe-2S)-binding protein yields the protein MTTLSGGASVGYSLHITVDGQDHNLVVDPRTTLLDALRDRLGVMSPKKGCDHGQCGACTVLVDGRRLNSCLALALSHEDADITTSDGFAPDGELSDVHRAFLDQDAFQCGYCTPGQVCSAAGVLQEAADGAPSAVTKELNAPLRLSDEEIRERMSGNLCRCGAYVNIVAAVRQAAEETR from the coding sequence ATGACAACGCTGTCTGGAGGCGCCTCCGTGGGATACTCGCTGCACATCACCGTCGACGGTCAGGATCATAACCTGGTCGTGGACCCGCGAACCACTCTGCTCGACGCTCTACGGGACCGGCTGGGGGTGATGTCGCCCAAGAAGGGCTGCGACCACGGGCAGTGCGGCGCCTGCACGGTGCTGGTCGACGGTCGACGATTGAACTCATGTCTGGCTCTGGCACTCTCCCATGAGGATGCTGACATCACCACGTCCGACGGGTTTGCCCCGGACGGTGAGCTCTCAGACGTCCACCGCGCCTTCCTCGACCAGGACGCCTTCCAATGCGGCTACTGCACCCCGGGCCAGGTCTGCTCGGCTGCGGGCGTGCTGCAGGAGGCGGCCGATGGTGCACCGAGCGCGGTGACCAAGGAGCTCAACGCTCCCCTCCGACTGTCCGACGAGGAGATCCGCGAACGCATGAGCGGCAATCTGTGCCGGTGCGGAGCCTACGTCAACATCGTCGCAGCCGTGCGTCAAGCCGCCGAGGAGACACGTTGA
- a CDS encoding helix-turn-helix domain-containing protein → MSAENALPTAADPSVEYMGAFIHRLRESAGMTLADLSRVAGVSQGLLSQIERGRGNPAYLTLLKIAKAFDVPVGRFFTLGEEPADNRVVRADSRRQLQVTDRGLVYELLTPTMHGELLVLKVRVPPGYSNESVPFNHHRAEECLFVLEGACYFQVGDDGYTLEVGDSITYWGDQPHWFRVIGDAEAVIIATMTPPVF, encoded by the coding sequence ATGAGCGCCGAGAATGCCCTGCCGACTGCGGCTGATCCCAGTGTGGAATACATGGGTGCGTTCATCCACCGGCTGCGGGAATCGGCCGGGATGACGCTGGCCGATCTCAGCCGCGTCGCCGGGGTGAGTCAGGGGCTGCTGAGCCAGATCGAACGCGGTCGCGGCAACCCTGCATATCTCACGCTGCTCAAGATCGCCAAGGCCTTCGATGTGCCGGTCGGCAGGTTCTTCACCCTGGGTGAGGAGCCTGCCGACAATCGTGTGGTCCGCGCCGACAGTCGCCGACAGCTGCAGGTCACCGATCGCGGACTCGTCTACGAGCTGCTGACGCCGACGATGCACGGCGAGCTGCTGGTGCTCAAGGTCCGGGTCCCGCCCGGGTACTCCAACGAATCCGTCCCGTTCAACCATCACCGTGCCGAGGAGTGTCTGTTCGTCCTCGAGGGGGCCTGCTATTTCCAGGTCGGTGACGACGGGTATACGCTCGAGGTCGGCGACAGCATCACCTACTGGGGTGACCAGCCGCACTGGTTCCGCGTCATCGGAGACGCCGAGGCGGTCATCATCGCCACGATGACTCCCCCGGTGTTCTGA
- a CDS encoding malate dehydrogenase, whose protein sequence is MNIPIKVAVTGAAGQIGYSLLFRIASGALFGPQTPVQLRLLEITPALTALEGVVMELEDCAFPTLDSVEIGDSAEHIFDGANLALLVGARPRSQGMERSDLLEANGAIFTAQGKALNTVAADDVRIAVTGNPANTNALIAMRNAPDIPAERFSALTRLDHNRALAQLAKKAAVSVADISKMTIWGNHSTTQYPDIYHAEIGGRNAAEVVGDQSWIENDLIPTVAGRGGAIIEARGSSSAASAASATIDAAHDWLHGTPEGDWASMAVVSDGSYGVPEGLICSYPVTTSDGNWEIVQGLEINDFSRRMIDATTAELAEERETVTGLGLI, encoded by the coding sequence ATGAACATTCCCATCAAAGTCGCCGTCACCGGTGCGGCCGGTCAGATCGGCTACAGTCTCCTCTTCCGGATCGCCAGCGGCGCGCTTTTCGGCCCTCAGACTCCGGTTCAACTGCGCTTGCTGGAAATCACACCGGCACTGACTGCACTCGAAGGCGTCGTCATGGAGCTCGAGGACTGTGCCTTCCCCACTCTCGACTCGGTCGAAATCGGCGATTCGGCCGAGCACATCTTCGACGGTGCCAATCTCGCCCTCCTCGTCGGCGCTCGGCCTCGGTCTCAGGGCATGGAGCGCAGCGACCTCCTCGAAGCCAATGGTGCGATCTTCACCGCCCAAGGCAAGGCCCTCAACACAGTCGCCGCCGACGATGTGCGCATCGCCGTCACCGGGAATCCGGCCAACACCAATGCGCTGATCGCAATGCGCAATGCGCCCGACATCCCCGCCGAACGGTTCAGCGCATTGACCCGATTGGACCACAACCGCGCCCTCGCGCAGCTGGCCAAGAAGGCCGCGGTTTCGGTGGCCGACATCTCCAAGATGACGATCTGGGGCAATCACTCAACCACGCAGTATCCCGACATCTATCACGCAGAGATCGGCGGGAGGAATGCCGCCGAGGTCGTCGGTGACCAGTCCTGGATCGAGAACGATCTCATCCCGACGGTTGCCGGGCGCGGTGGCGCGATCATCGAAGCACGCGGGTCCTCCTCAGCGGCCTCCGCCGCCTCGGCGACGATCGACGCCGCCCATGACTGGCTGCATGGCACGCCCGAGGGCGACTGGGCCTCGATGGCTGTGGTCTCCGATGGCTCCTATGGGGTGCCCGAGGGGCTGATCTGCTCCTATCCCGTGACAACGTCGGATGGGAACTGGGAGATCGTGCAGGGACTGGAGATCAACGACTTCAGCCGCAGGATGATCGACGCCACGACGGCCGAGCTCGCCGAAGAGCGTGAGACCGTGACCGGTCTCGGTCTGATCTGA
- a CDS encoding DUF998 domain-containing protein — protein MSGRFRSGSVPTRSRRRTVGAVLWILQPLCIVAELIAVSQVRTPYSMMDSTMSEAGASTCRTIVYAAGSVPVCSPLGWLMNAATVASGVAVIIGVFLLRPWMPAGWVRACATILTVFSGLSMVGTGIVPVDLDLNLHILVAVPQFLTFPLMLLLIGMVVRKQSRVAAFAGLLGGIICLAGALAFMLRLNEPHGGGLLERIALWPWFLTLSVLGYSLFRVIRHSRTVSTEHALPARKPHL, from the coding sequence ATGTCGGGTCGTTTCCGCAGTGGTTCAGTTCCGACGCGCTCTCGTCGGCGAACGGTGGGTGCGGTTCTGTGGATTCTGCAACCGTTGTGCATCGTTGCCGAGTTGATTGCAGTGAGCCAGGTGCGCACGCCATATAGCATGATGGACAGCACCATGAGCGAGGCCGGGGCTTCGACCTGCAGGACGATTGTCTATGCCGCTGGTAGCGTGCCTGTTTGCTCTCCGCTTGGCTGGCTGATGAATGCGGCGACAGTGGCGTCTGGTGTCGCTGTGATCATTGGTGTCTTTCTGCTTCGTCCTTGGATGCCTGCAGGGTGGGTTCGCGCCTGCGCAACAATTTTGACTGTGTTTTCAGGTCTATCGATGGTTGGGACCGGGATCGTGCCCGTTGACCTTGACCTGAATCTGCATATTTTGGTTGCTGTCCCTCAGTTTCTGACTTTTCCACTCATGCTGCTTCTGATAGGTATGGTTGTACGTAAACAGTCGAGAGTAGCCGCGTTCGCTGGCCTACTGGGCGGGATCATTTGCCTAGCTGGGGCTCTCGCTTTCATGCTTCGCCTGAACGAACCTCACGGAGGCGGACTACTTGAACGGATAGCCTTGTGGCCGTGGTTTCTGACCCTGTCGGTTCTGGGTTACTCACTATTCCGCGTGATTCGACATTCAAGGACGGTGTCCACTGAGCACGCCCTCCCTGCACGCAAACCTCATCTATAG
- a CDS encoding glycerophosphodiester phosphodiesterase family protein, producing the protein MALAIAVIAGTAAAPASPTSASAGHGPLELGPAHSTAPDEVSELEFPTTISHRGGADVYPEESMEGFTASARDGFLPEMDIQFLADGTPVLIHDDTADRTLDGVSGKVRDLSLEEWNSARIKHPNGGPTAETVTLDEALDELGGEVVMVPEIKPGATSAEVDQVLDVFDERGLADSLIVQSFDFAAAKTIADRGYTSLYLTGATLPTESFDEIAAAGIEWVGPSKDLPTRDLRRLDKAGFHVAPYTLETSKDGHRLPGWIDGFFTDDAWTN; encoded by the coding sequence GTGGCACTCGCGATCGCAGTGATCGCTGGCACCGCAGCGGCACCAGCGTCCCCAACATCGGCCTCCGCTGGCCATGGCCCCCTCGAACTCGGCCCGGCCCACTCCACAGCACCCGATGAGGTGAGCGAGCTCGAGTTTCCCACCACGATCTCCCACCGAGGCGGCGCCGACGTCTACCCGGAGGAGTCCATGGAAGGATTCACCGCCTCGGCGAGGGACGGGTTCCTGCCCGAGATGGACATCCAGTTCTTGGCCGACGGCACCCCGGTGCTCATCCACGATGACACCGCCGACCGCACCCTCGACGGAGTCAGCGGCAAGGTCCGCGATCTCAGCCTCGAGGAGTGGAACTCGGCGAGGATCAAACATCCCAATGGCGGGCCCACAGCAGAGACGGTCACCCTCGACGAGGCGCTCGACGAACTCGGCGGCGAGGTCGTCATGGTGCCCGAGATCAAGCCCGGCGCCACCTCGGCGGAGGTCGACCAGGTCCTCGACGTCTTCGACGAACGCGGACTCGCCGACTCGCTCATCGTCCAGTCCTTCGACTTCGCAGCCGCGAAGACGATCGCCGATCGCGGCTACACCTCGCTCTACCTCACCGGGGCGACCCTGCCGACGGAATCGTTCGACGAGATCGCCGCTGCCGGCATCGAATGGGTCGGCCCCAGCAAGGATCTGCCCACCCGAGACCTGCGCAGACTCGACAAGGCCGGCTTCCACGTCGCGCCCTACACCCTCGAAACGTCGAAGGACGGGCACCGCCTGCCCGGCTGGATCGACGGCTTCTTCACCGACGACGCCTGGACGAACTAG
- a CDS encoding TA system antitoxin ParD family protein gives MTRNSQPTRLPADVYESASAAAWVNSRTVPQQIAHWARIGRELEMSPQVNHRQVVRVLEGSISYDDLAEQEQAIVRQEWTDRAKAHRAALDYASQFSAAGESYSELDEDGNLVIRSAD, from the coding sequence ATGACCAGAAACAGCCAGCCGACGCGCCTCCCGGCAGACGTCTACGAGTCTGCCTCTGCTGCCGCGTGGGTGAACTCGCGGACGGTGCCTCAGCAGATCGCCCACTGGGCGCGCATCGGGAGAGAATTGGAGATGTCTCCTCAGGTGAACCATCGTCAGGTCGTCCGCGTCCTCGAAGGTTCGATCTCCTATGATGATCTCGCCGAGCAGGAGCAGGCGATCGTCCGCCAAGAGTGGACTGATCGCGCGAAGGCCCACAGGGCAGCGCTCGACTACGCTTCGCAGTTCTCTGCCGCAGGCGAGTCTTACTCCGAGCTCGACGAGGACGGCAACCTTGTCATCCGCTCAGCTGACTGA
- a CDS encoding AAA family ATPase — MPVLHLLCGPNGAGRSSYVHDVLEPSTGLPFINADEIAAELWPSSQVEHVYDAAKIAEDRRRERIAKGSSFITETVFSHSSKIDLVSDAVDAGYLVHLHVVMVPVELTVQRVRERVCRGGHDVPEHKIRDRYERLWSHIYQAIRLADEAEVFDNSRAGKPFRLCASFEHGDLIDTPSWPRWTPAALIHDK; from the coding sequence ATGCCGGTGCTTCATCTGCTCTGCGGGCCCAATGGCGCAGGGAGATCCAGCTACGTTCATGACGTCTTGGAGCCGTCCACTGGTCTGCCGTTCATCAATGCCGACGAAATTGCAGCGGAGTTGTGGCCAAGCTCCCAAGTCGAGCACGTCTACGACGCTGCGAAGATAGCCGAAGATCGTCGCCGCGAAAGAATCGCTAAAGGTTCATCATTCATCACCGAAACGGTGTTTTCGCATTCGAGCAAGATCGACCTCGTCTCCGATGCCGTCGACGCCGGCTATCTCGTGCACCTGCACGTGGTCATGGTTCCGGTCGAGCTCACCGTGCAACGTGTGCGCGAGCGGGTGTGCCGAGGTGGGCATGATGTTCCGGAACACAAGATCCGTGACCGCTATGAGAGGCTCTGGAGCCACATCTATCAGGCGATTCGGCTCGCTGACGAAGCAGAGGTGTTCGACAACAGCCGTGCCGGCAAGCCGTTCCGTCTCTGTGCGTCCTTCGAGCACGGCGACCTCATTGACACTCCCAGCTGGCCGAGATGGACCCCAGCGGCGCTGATCCACGACAAGTAG
- a CDS encoding PepSY domain-containing protein, with amino-acid sequence MKMNRMSHVAVAGVLGIGLALTGCSGTSGDDSQESQAPADSQAADQTESSGEGSAAGDQESAAGSEKSGSQLSKDADLSKKSPATSAQDAVKTAQDKVEADDGVLHAVELDYDEDDGKWEYDVKIMDGTTDHKVVVDADTGKVVRDESEDSDDAEKSIDLKTPMAYDEAYDLAKDKGEGRLSGWKLEYDDGQREYQFDFDDNGSETEVTVDVESKKVMVD; translated from the coding sequence ATGAAGATGAACCGAATGTCGCATGTTGCAGTTGCAGGCGTGCTCGGCATCGGGCTGGCTCTCACCGGCTGCTCGGGCACTTCAGGAGACGATTCCCAGGAGTCGCAGGCACCCGCCGACAGCCAGGCGGCTGATCAGACGGAGTCCAGCGGTGAAGGATCGGCAGCCGGCGATCAGGAGTCGGCAGCTGGCTCGGAGAAGTCCGGCTCCCAGCTGTCGAAGGATGCTGATCTGAGTAAGAAGTCTCCTGCCACCTCGGCGCAGGACGCCGTCAAGACGGCGCAGGACAAGGTCGAAGCTGACGACGGTGTGTTGCATGCGGTCGAACTCGACTATGACGAGGACGACGGCAAATGGGAATACGACGTCAAGATCATGGATGGCACAACCGATCATAAGGTCGTCGTCGATGCCGATACCGGCAAGGTCGTTCGAGACGAGTCGGAAGACAGTGATGACGCGGAGAAGTCCATCGATCTGAAAACGCCGATGGCGTACGACGAGGCGTATGACCTTGCCAAAGACAAAGGGGAGGGCAGGCTCTCCGGTTGGAAGCTCGAATACGACGACGGCCAGCGCGAGTATCAGTTCGACTTCGACGACAACGGGTCCGAAACCGAAGTCACCGTCGACGTCGAATCCAAGAAGGTCATGGTCGACTGA
- a CDS encoding DUF2795 domain-containing protein, with product MTTRDELRAEKALQGLEFPASKAQLIDYATERSATPKTLEALHALPDREYANKDDVVEAVPQEPEGDAPGGVHR from the coding sequence ATGACCACGCGAGACGAACTGCGCGCCGAGAAGGCACTTCAGGGGCTGGAATTCCCCGCTTCGAAGGCTCAGCTCATCGACTACGCAACCGAGCGCTCGGCGACTCCGAAGACGCTTGAGGCGCTGCATGCACTGCCCGATCGAGAATACGCAAACAAAGACGATGTCGTCGAGGCGGTGCCGCAGGAGCCGGAAGGTGATGCCCCCGGCGGCGTTCACCGCTGA
- a CDS encoding class I adenylate-forming enzyme family protein, giving the protein MAQSIDDRRQVLEERWGPWEPMSLSQCFDSVVEQFPYRPFIITDDASLTYATVAETSRRIASQLSRCGVERGDNVAMIVDNRAEFAALKIGIARIGAVAVPLNFQYRAEELRAALAHSHTKFLFTVARSIATDFVEALDEIAPGWETHGGGSELPDLEQVVLIDGGRESGTTLAEFVGRGEPSFDSAPVDPDSISDIVFTSGTSGHPLAATLTHDMVLRSAYGSAFHRTFADEWRVSFALPMYHVFGYVEGLLASMFAGGAALPRQVFNPHTLLQAVEDHRVNEILAVPTMTVGLVEEAAKGDYDLSSLQSVFSAAAPAPVWLWERVQAELRPRMIFTGYGQTEVSAATTLTLPGDSLETVSETVGTLKLGGVASIDGTGRLAEYRTVSPMMGSPLSPGAEGELSVSGPIVSRGYFDDEERNEAMFDGDWLRTGDLGTVDSAGYLRLTGRARDLYKCGGELVSPKEVEDVIKTLPGIEQAYVAGVPDELMGQVGAAWVVPDGDALVDSSEIRAYCRNRLAAFKVPRFVSVVSAEDLPMTTTGKVQKFLLVERHH; this is encoded by the coding sequence ATGGCACAGTCGATCGACGATCGCAGGCAGGTGCTTGAAGAACGCTGGGGCCCATGGGAGCCGATGTCGCTGTCCCAATGCTTCGACAGTGTCGTCGAGCAGTTCCCGTACCGACCGTTCATCATCACCGATGACGCATCACTGACATACGCAACCGTGGCGGAGACCTCCCGCCGGATCGCCTCTCAGCTCTCACGCTGTGGCGTGGAGCGAGGCGACAATGTGGCGATGATTGTGGACAACCGTGCCGAATTCGCGGCCTTGAAGATCGGCATCGCCCGCATCGGAGCGGTAGCTGTTCCATTGAACTTCCAATACCGGGCCGAGGAGCTCCGGGCAGCACTCGCGCATTCACACACGAAGTTCCTCTTCACAGTCGCCCGATCGATTGCGACGGACTTCGTCGAAGCTCTCGACGAGATCGCGCCCGGGTGGGAGACTCACGGAGGTGGGTCCGAGCTGCCCGACCTCGAACAGGTTGTCCTCATTGATGGCGGCCGAGAATCCGGCACCACTCTGGCCGAATTCGTCGGCCGCGGTGAACCGAGCTTCGACTCTGCCCCAGTGGACCCCGACTCGATCAGCGACATCGTCTTCACCTCAGGGACCAGCGGTCATCCGCTCGCGGCCACCCTCACTCACGATATGGTGCTGCGGAGTGCGTACGGGTCGGCCTTCCATCGGACCTTCGCCGACGAGTGGCGGGTGTCGTTTGCGCTGCCGATGTATCACGTCTTCGGGTATGTGGAAGGGCTGCTCGCGTCGATGTTCGCCGGCGGTGCCGCCCTGCCTCGGCAGGTCTTCAACCCTCATACTCTGCTCCAGGCCGTCGAAGATCACAGGGTCAACGAGATTCTTGCAGTACCGACGATGACCGTTGGTCTGGTCGAGGAAGCGGCGAAGGGCGACTATGACCTATCGAGCCTGCAATCGGTGTTCTCTGCGGCCGCTCCTGCTCCGGTGTGGCTGTGGGAGAGGGTGCAGGCCGAGCTCAGACCCCGGATGATCTTCACTGGCTACGGACAGACGGAAGTCTCCGCCGCCACCACGCTGACATTGCCGGGCGACTCGCTGGAGACAGTGTCTGAGACCGTCGGAACGCTCAAACTCGGGGGAGTCGCCTCGATCGACGGCACGGGCAGGCTCGCCGAATACCGCACGGTGAGTCCGATGATGGGTTCGCCGTTGTCGCCAGGAGCCGAGGGCGAACTGTCGGTGAGCGGTCCGATCGTCTCCCGAGGCTACTTCGACGATGAGGAGCGCAACGAGGCGATGTTCGACGGTGACTGGCTGCGAACCGGCGATCTCGGCACTGTCGATTCCGCAGGCTATCTGCGGCTGACCGGTCGTGCCCGCGATCTGTACAAATGCGGAGGTGAGCTCGTCTCACCCAAAGAAGTCGAAGACGTCATCAAGACCCTCCCCGGAATCGAGCAGGCCTATGTTGCGGGCGTGCCAGACGAACTCATGGGCCAGGTCGGAGCGGCCTGGGTCGTACCGGACGGCGATGCTCTCGTGGACTCGTCGGAGATCCGTGCCTACTGCCGGAACCGTCTCGCGGCCTTCAAAGTGCCGCGCTTCGTGTCCGTGGTCAGCGCCGAGGACCTGCCGATGACCACGACGGGCAAGGTGCAGAAGTTCCTGCTGGTCGAAAGGCACCACTGA